The Mycolicibacterium mageritense genome contains a region encoding:
- a CDS encoding class I SAM-dependent methyltransferase — MTTNSPATQRTKVALTGVSETALLTLQVRAHEARRPDRILDDPMAVQLVDSIDFDFAKFGYTRRQDMALRAKIFDRTTRSYLRDHPRATVVALAEGLQTSFYRLDDSGVGHEFRWLTVDLPPMVELRRKLLPPSDRVQMCAQSALDYSWMDRVDTDQGVFITAEGLLMYLQPEEAMGLIRECAQRFPGGQMMFDLPPAWFAAWARTGMRTSLRYKVPPMPFSLTPAQAADLVNTVPGVRAVHDLPMPAGRGAILNSIMWAMQRLPLLDPVRPVMTLLEFG, encoded by the coding sequence GTGACGACGAATTCGCCCGCCACGCAGCGCACCAAGGTGGCCCTGACCGGGGTTTCCGAGACGGCGTTGCTGACGCTGCAGGTGCGCGCCCATGAGGCTCGCCGCCCCGACCGGATCCTCGACGACCCCATGGCGGTGCAGTTGGTCGACTCGATCGACTTCGATTTCGCCAAGTTCGGCTACACCCGCCGTCAGGACATGGCGCTGCGGGCAAAGATCTTCGACCGTACGACGCGCAGCTATCTGCGCGACCATCCACGAGCCACCGTGGTGGCGCTGGCCGAGGGGCTCCAGACCAGCTTCTACCGCCTTGACGACTCCGGTGTCGGCCACGAGTTTCGCTGGCTGACAGTCGATCTGCCACCCATGGTCGAGCTGCGACGGAAGTTGCTGCCACCGTCGGACCGCGTGCAGATGTGTGCGCAGTCGGCGCTGGACTACAGCTGGATGGACCGCGTCGACACCGATCAGGGCGTGTTCATCACCGCGGAAGGGCTGCTGATGTATCTGCAGCCCGAGGAGGCGATGGGTCTCATCCGCGAATGTGCGCAACGATTCCCCGGCGGTCAGATGATGTTCGACCTGCCGCCCGCGTGGTTCGCGGCCTGGGCGCGCACGGGCATGCGAACGTCGTTGCGGTACAAGGTTCCCCCGATGCCCTTCAGCCTGACCCCGGCGCAGGCCGCCGATCTGGTCAACACCGTGCCGGGCGTGCGGGCCGTCCACGACCTGCCGATGCCGGCCGGCCGCGGCGCGATCCTCAACTCCATCATGTGGGCCATGCAGCGGCTGCCCCTGCTGGACCCGGTACGGCCCGTGATGACGCTGCTGGAATTCGGTTAA
- a CDS encoding TetR/AcrR family transcriptional regulator, which translates to MSIEPLKRRRAPRGSGELLREEILDAATDLLLETGHAKSMSIRSVAQRVGVTPPSIYLHFADKDALLDAVCARYFEKLDEEMQRLAADHTSTVDVLRAQGLAYVSFARRTPELYRLATMGEGRPGSDVDMTLNSSAFVHMRTSVENLMAEGIYPQGDATTMALELWTAAHGVAAMLISKPYLPWGDAEEFTDRVLRAVCLGQIMSGIIGTDLSPQESVARLKGFADE; encoded by the coding sequence GTGTCGATCGAACCGCTCAAGCGCCGGCGTGCCCCCCGCGGATCAGGTGAACTGCTGCGCGAGGAGATCCTCGACGCGGCCACCGACCTGCTGCTGGAAACCGGGCATGCCAAGTCGATGTCGATCCGGTCGGTCGCCCAGCGCGTGGGCGTCACGCCGCCATCGATCTATCTGCACTTCGCCGACAAGGACGCGTTGCTCGACGCGGTGTGCGCGCGCTATTTCGAGAAGCTCGACGAAGAGATGCAGCGGCTGGCCGCCGACCACACCTCGACCGTCGACGTGCTACGGGCTCAGGGCCTGGCCTATGTGAGCTTCGCGCGGCGGACCCCGGAGCTGTACCGGCTCGCGACGATGGGCGAAGGCCGGCCGGGCAGCGACGTCGACATGACGCTGAACAGCTCGGCATTCGTGCACATGCGCACCTCGGTGGAAAACCTTATGGCCGAAGGGATCTACCCGCAGGGCGACGCCACCACGATGGCCCTGGAACTGTGGACGGCAGCGCACGGCGTGGCGGCGATGCTGATCTCCAAACCGTATCTGCCCTGGGGTGACGCCGAAGAGTTCACCGACCGCGTGCTGCGGGCCGTGTGCCTCGGGCAGATCATGTCGGGCATCATCGGGACCGACCTCTCACCCCAGGAGTCGGTCGCACGGTTGAAGGGATTCGCCGATGAGTAG
- a CDS encoding Rv1453 family transcriptional regulator: MTWKPPSPRVRELIRQCAQIVVNARPEWLDELDHAVLAASPLVASDPELAAAVSRSNRANLYFWGAANVRDPGAPVPPNTGPEPLSIARELVRRGAFNAFPLDAYRVGEGVAWRRLMEIAFELTSEPAELHELLDVCSRSISAFVDATLAGIAEQIELERDELTRGTHAERRETVALLLDGAPITRRRAESRLGYALTGTHTAAVIWSEQPEGDLARLDRAAEAFGHACGDPRPLSVLASAATRWVWAHGAAAGEVPALADDVRIAIGSTGDGVDGFRRSHFDAITTQQMMARLHSPQQLATFTDIELIALVTAEPDRATAFVNRVLGDFESAGPELRETVRVFIDEQCNASHAAARLYTHRNTLLRRMARADEMLPRPLAENTVDVAVALGVLRWTG; the protein is encoded by the coding sequence ATGACCTGGAAGCCGCCGTCGCCGCGGGTCAGGGAGCTGATCCGGCAGTGCGCGCAGATCGTCGTGAATGCCCGGCCGGAATGGCTGGACGAACTCGATCACGCCGTGCTGGCCGCGAGTCCGCTGGTCGCGTCTGACCCCGAGCTCGCGGCGGCCGTCAGCCGCAGCAACCGCGCCAACCTGTACTTCTGGGGCGCGGCCAACGTGCGTGACCCCGGCGCACCCGTACCGCCCAACACCGGGCCCGAACCGCTGAGCATCGCGCGCGAACTGGTGCGCCGCGGCGCCTTCAACGCCTTCCCGCTCGACGCCTACCGGGTCGGCGAAGGGGTGGCCTGGCGTCGCCTCATGGAGATCGCCTTCGAGCTCACGTCCGAGCCCGCGGAACTGCATGAGCTGCTCGACGTGTGCTCGCGATCGATCAGCGCCTTCGTCGACGCGACCCTGGCCGGCATCGCCGAGCAGATCGAGCTCGAGCGCGACGAACTCACGCGCGGCACGCACGCCGAGCGGCGGGAGACCGTCGCCTTGCTGCTCGACGGCGCGCCGATCACCCGCAGGCGCGCGGAGAGCCGGCTCGGCTACGCCTTGACCGGCACCCACACCGCGGCGGTCATCTGGAGCGAGCAGCCAGAAGGCGACCTGGCCAGGCTCGACCGGGCGGCAGAGGCATTCGGGCATGCGTGCGGTGACCCGCGGCCGCTGAGCGTGCTTGCGAGCGCCGCAACCCGGTGGGTGTGGGCACACGGCGCGGCGGCCGGCGAGGTGCCCGCACTGGCCGACGACGTGCGTATCGCGATCGGCTCCACGGGTGACGGCGTCGACGGATTCCGGCGCAGCCACTTCGACGCGATCACGACGCAACAGATGATGGCACGGTTGCACTCGCCTCAACAGCTGGCCACGTTCACCGACATCGAGTTGATCGCGCTAGTGACCGCCGAACCAGACCGGGCAACCGCATTCGTCAACCGCGTACTGGGCGACTTCGAATCGGCCGGCCCCGAATTACGGGAAACCGTACGGGTTTTCATCGACGAACAGTGCAACGCGTCGCACGCCGCCGCCCGGCTGTACACGCATCGCAACACCCTGCTGCGACGCATGGCCCGGGCTGACGAGATGCTGCCGCGCCCGCTCGCCGAGAACACCGTCGACGTCGCGGTCGCCCTCGGCGTGCTGCGCTGGACGGGTTAG
- a CDS encoding DoxX family protein, whose amino-acid sequence MTNNTTELAPATTMTDTGLLILRIAVGATMIQAGLMKAFDFGTTVGFMESGGWRLPKFAAFMVTASETLGGIGLLFGVLTPLAACAVIGAMVDAWAVNVSADAFWSQPFNVPFLVAFSAAALLFTGAGTLSVDHRMFGRSRAPVAIAVGLLVAGIVVAIVTWIALNGTNPIHFTAPKG is encoded by the coding sequence ATGACGAACAACACGACCGAACTCGCGCCGGCGACCACGATGACCGACACCGGTCTGTTGATCCTGCGGATCGCCGTAGGCGCGACGATGATTCAGGCGGGCCTGATGAAGGCCTTCGACTTCGGCACCACAGTCGGCTTCATGGAGTCAGGTGGATGGCGACTGCCGAAGTTCGCGGCGTTCATGGTGACCGCCTCCGAGACCCTTGGCGGAATCGGACTGCTCTTCGGCGTTCTGACACCACTGGCCGCATGCGCGGTGATCGGGGCCATGGTCGACGCCTGGGCGGTCAACGTGTCGGCCGACGCGTTCTGGTCCCAGCCGTTCAACGTGCCGTTCCTGGTGGCGTTCTCCGCGGCCGCGCTGCTGTTCACCGGCGCGGGCACGTTGTCGGTGGACCATCGCATGTTCGGCCGGTCCCGCGCGCCCGTGGCCATCGCGGTCGGACTGCTGGTGGCGGGCATCGTCGTCGCGATCGTGACGTGGATCGCGCTCAACGGCACGAACCCAATCCACTTCACGGCGCCAAAGGGCTGA
- a CDS encoding NAD-dependent deacylase: MQVTVLSGAGISAESGVPTFRDVETGLWAKVDPYEISSTDGWERHPEKVWAWYLWRHYMMAAVEPNDGHRAVAAWQDYADVHVVTQNVDNLHERAGSTKVYHLHGSLFEFRCDACGSPFEGDLPEMPEPIEAVEPPQCFCGGLIRPNVVWFGEALPDDAWQRSVLAVSNSDLVVVVGTSSVVYPAAGLPEAALATGTAVIEINPERTPLSDAATVSLRETAATALPGLLQRLPALLG; this comes from the coding sequence GTGCAAGTGACTGTGCTCAGCGGTGCCGGCATCTCGGCGGAAAGCGGCGTGCCCACATTCCGCGACGTCGAGACAGGCCTGTGGGCCAAGGTCGACCCTTACGAGATCTCCAGCACAGACGGCTGGGAGCGCCATCCCGAGAAGGTGTGGGCCTGGTATCTGTGGCGGCATTACATGATGGCCGCGGTCGAACCGAACGACGGTCACCGCGCCGTGGCGGCGTGGCAGGACTACGCCGACGTGCACGTCGTCACGCAGAACGTCGACAACCTGCATGAGCGCGCGGGCAGCACCAAGGTTTACCACCTGCACGGCAGCCTGTTCGAATTCCGTTGCGATGCTTGCGGTTCCCCGTTCGAGGGGGATCTCCCGGAGATGCCCGAGCCGATCGAGGCGGTCGAGCCGCCGCAGTGCTTCTGCGGCGGCCTGATCCGGCCGAATGTGGTGTGGTTCGGCGAAGCACTGCCCGATGACGCCTGGCAGCGTTCGGTGCTGGCCGTCAGCAACTCCGACCTGGTGGTCGTGGTCGGCACGAGTTCTGTCGTGTACCCCGCCGCCGGGCTTCCCGAGGCCGCGCTGGCCACGGGAACCGCGGTCATCGAGATCAATCCCGAGCGCACACCGCTTTCGGACGCCGCCACGGTGTCGCTGCGCGAGACCGCCGCGACCGCTCTACCGGGCCTCCTCCAGCGCCTGCCTGCGCTGTTGGGCTAG
- a CDS encoding NAD(P)H-dependent flavin oxidoreductase translates to MINTKFTETFGIEHPIVQGGMQWVGRAELVAAVANAGALGFLTALTQPTPADLAKEIAKTRELTDKPFGVNLTILPTINPPPYDEYRQVIVDAGIKIVETAGSNPAPHLPMFHDNGIKVLHKCTSVRHAVKAQSLGVDGISIDGFECAGHPGEDDIPGLVLIPAASAKITIPMIASGGFADARGLVAALALGADGINMGSRFMCTAESSIHQNVKEAIVAGSELDTELIFRPLRNTARVASNAVSREVVDILNKGGQFPDVKDLVAGVRGNKVYELGDLDAGIWSVGTSMGLINDIPTVGDLVSRIVTEAEILISGRLLNMIGADEPEPEKETVPA, encoded by the coding sequence ATGATCAACACCAAGTTCACCGAGACCTTCGGGATCGAGCATCCGATCGTGCAGGGTGGCATGCAGTGGGTCGGCCGCGCCGAACTCGTTGCCGCCGTTGCCAATGCGGGTGCGCTGGGCTTCTTGACGGCGTTGACCCAGCCGACGCCCGCCGATCTGGCCAAGGAGATCGCCAAGACCCGGGAGCTGACCGACAAGCCGTTCGGGGTGAACCTGACGATCCTGCCGACGATCAACCCGCCGCCGTATGACGAATACCGTCAGGTGATCGTCGACGCCGGCATCAAGATCGTCGAGACCGCGGGCTCCAACCCGGCGCCGCACCTGCCGATGTTCCACGACAACGGCATCAAGGTGCTGCACAAGTGCACGTCGGTGCGGCACGCCGTGAAGGCGCAGAGCCTGGGTGTGGACGGCATCAGCATCGACGGGTTCGAGTGTGCGGGCCATCCGGGTGAGGACGACATCCCGGGGCTCGTGTTGATCCCGGCGGCTTCGGCCAAGATCACCATCCCGATGATCGCGTCGGGTGGATTCGCCGATGCCCGGGGCCTGGTGGCCGCGCTGGCGCTTGGTGCCGACGGCATCAATATGGGGTCGCGGTTCATGTGTACCGCGGAGTCCTCGATTCACCAGAACGTCAAGGAAGCCATCGTGGCCGGTTCGGAACTGGACACCGAGCTGATCTTCCGGCCGTTGCGCAACACCGCGCGGGTGGCCAGCAATGCGGTGTCGCGTGAAGTGGTGGACATCCTCAACAAGGGCGGGCAGTTCCCCGACGTCAAGGATCTGGTGGCCGGCGTGCGTGGCAACAAGGTCTACGAGTTGGGTGATCTGGATGCCGGCATCTGGTCGGTCGGCACCTCGATGGGCCTGATCAACGACATCCCCACCGTCGGCGACCTGGTATCCCGCATTGTCACCGAGGCCGAGATTCTGATCAGCGGGCGCCTTTTGAACATGATCGGCGCCGATGAACCGGAGCCCGAGAAAGAAACAGTCCCTGCCTGA
- a CDS encoding DUF1697 domain-containing protein, with amino-acid sequence MTRYAAFLRGVNVGGVNLKMADVAHTLTEAGFSEVRTILASGNVLLDSGSSAAKVRSVAEKALRDAFGYEAWVLVYDIKTLAAISAAYPFEREVEGHHSYVTFVSDAELLDELAALKPGAQEKMRRGDGVLYWQVARSATLGSTIGKTMGKKRYKSSTTTRNLRTLDKVLR; translated from the coding sequence GTGACCCGTTATGCCGCATTCCTGCGCGGCGTCAACGTCGGCGGCGTGAACCTCAAGATGGCCGACGTGGCGCACACACTCACCGAGGCCGGGTTCAGCGAAGTGCGCACCATCCTCGCCAGTGGAAATGTCCTGCTGGACAGCGGATCCAGCGCAGCCAAGGTCCGCAGCGTGGCCGAGAAGGCGTTGCGGGACGCCTTCGGCTACGAGGCGTGGGTGCTGGTCTACGACATCAAGACCCTGGCGGCGATATCCGCCGCCTATCCGTTCGAGCGCGAGGTCGAAGGGCATCACTCCTACGTGACGTTCGTCAGCGATGCCGAACTGCTCGACGAGCTCGCCGCATTGAAGCCGGGCGCGCAGGAGAAGATGCGACGCGGCGACGGGGTGCTCTACTGGCAGGTCGCGCGTAGCGCCACCCTCGGCAGCACGATCGGCAAGACCATGGGCAAGAAGCGGTACAAGTCGTCGACGACCACCCGCAACCTGCGCACGCTGGACAAAGTCCTGCGCTGA
- a CDS encoding MMPL family transporter yields MLHRIAYLAIAAPRRILVLAALVMVAAGIFGVPVAKSLSAGGFQDPTSQSAKATALLSQKFDRGDMQLVISVTADRPGSPAARAVGTDIANQLEASPYVGEVSSAWTAPPPAAAALMSKDGKTGLIVAGITGGESGAQKHAKELTDKLVHDRDGVTVRAGGEAMIYVQINGQSEKDLLMMESIAIPLSFVVLVWVFGGLLAAALPLAVGGFAILGSLAVLRGFTMVTDVSIFALNLTVAMGLALAIDYTLLIISRYRDELAEGANREAALVRTMATAGRTVLFSAMTVALSMVAMVLFPMYFLKSFAYAGIAVVGLAAFAAIVIAPAAIVLLGDRLDAFDVRRFVRRVLGRPEPARKPVEQTFWYVTTKRVMRRAVPVGLAVIALLLMLGTPFLGIKWGFPDDRVLPSSASARQVGDELRTQFAADSATAVTVVIPDATGVLPADLNRYASALSDVPDVASVSAPGGTFVSGRHVGPPSAATGFADGSAYLTVASDAPLFSDASEAQLDALHGVPAPAQVQLTGTAQVNRDSSEAITSRLPLVLGVIAAITFVLLFLLTGSVILPLKALVLNVLSLSAAFGALVWIFQDGHLGALGTTPTGTLVANLPVLLFCIAFGLSMDYEVFLVSRIREYWLQTGQTRQDSAQFAPRVRNAKSAPRVRNDEAVALGLARTGRVVTAAALLMSISFAALIAAQVAFMRMFGLGLTLAILVDATLVRMLLVPATMHVMGRWNWWAPAPLARLHRRIGISESGEPPTDNRQRVAAGVADTE; encoded by the coding sequence GTGCTGCATCGAATTGCCTACCTGGCCATCGCTGCGCCGCGGCGCATCCTCGTCCTCGCCGCGCTGGTCATGGTCGCCGCCGGAATCTTCGGTGTCCCGGTCGCCAAGAGCCTGTCCGCGGGCGGCTTCCAGGATCCGACGTCGCAATCCGCCAAGGCCACCGCGCTGCTGTCGCAGAAGTTCGATCGCGGCGACATGCAGTTGGTCATCAGCGTGACCGCCGACCGTCCCGGCAGTCCCGCCGCGCGGGCGGTCGGCACTGACATCGCCAACCAGTTGGAGGCGTCGCCCTACGTCGGCGAGGTCAGCTCGGCATGGACCGCGCCGCCGCCGGCCGCGGCCGCCCTCATGAGCAAAGACGGCAAGACCGGTCTGATCGTCGCAGGCATCACCGGCGGCGAGAGCGGCGCGCAGAAACACGCCAAGGAGCTGACGGACAAGCTCGTCCACGACCGCGACGGCGTGACGGTGCGTGCGGGTGGTGAGGCGATGATCTACGTCCAGATCAACGGGCAGAGCGAGAAAGACCTGTTGATGATGGAATCCATCGCGATCCCACTGAGCTTCGTGGTCTTGGTGTGGGTGTTCGGCGGGCTGCTGGCCGCCGCGCTGCCGCTGGCGGTCGGGGGATTCGCGATCCTCGGATCGCTCGCGGTGCTGCGCGGGTTCACCATGGTCACCGACGTCTCGATCTTCGCGCTGAACCTCACCGTGGCGATGGGTCTCGCGCTCGCCATCGACTACACGCTGCTGATCATCAGCCGGTACCGCGACGAGCTCGCCGAGGGCGCCAACCGGGAGGCCGCCCTGGTGCGCACCATGGCGACCGCAGGGCGCACGGTGCTGTTCTCCGCGATGACGGTGGCCTTGTCGATGGTCGCGATGGTGCTGTTCCCGATGTACTTCCTCAAGTCCTTCGCCTACGCCGGCATCGCGGTGGTGGGGTTGGCGGCCTTCGCGGCCATCGTGATCGCGCCTGCGGCCATCGTGCTGCTCGGTGACCGGCTCGACGCGTTCGATGTGCGCCGCTTCGTCCGGCGCGTGCTGGGCAGGCCCGAACCGGCCCGCAAGCCCGTCGAGCAGACCTTCTGGTACGTGACGACGAAACGCGTTATGCGCAGGGCTGTTCCGGTCGGGCTGGCGGTCATCGCGCTGCTGCTGATGCTGGGCACACCGTTCCTCGGCATCAAGTGGGGATTCCCCGACGACCGCGTGCTGCCGTCGTCGGCGTCGGCCCGTCAGGTCGGCGACGAGCTGCGTACCCAGTTCGCGGCGGACTCCGCGACCGCGGTCACCGTCGTGATTCCCGACGCCACCGGTGTGCTGCCCGCCGACCTCAACCGCTACGCGAGCGCATTGTCCGACGTGCCCGACGTCGCGTCGGTGTCCGCGCCCGGAGGCACCTTCGTCTCCGGCCGGCACGTGGGTCCGCCGTCGGCCGCGACCGGGTTCGCCGACGGCAGCGCCTACCTGACCGTCGCGAGCGATGCGCCACTGTTCAGCGACGCGTCCGAGGCGCAACTCGATGCGCTGCACGGCGTACCCGCGCCGGCCCAGGTGCAGTTGACGGGCACTGCTCAAGTCAACCGGGACAGCTCCGAGGCCATCACGTCGCGGTTGCCGCTCGTGCTCGGAGTGATCGCGGCCATCACCTTTGTGCTGCTGTTCCTGCTCACCGGCAGCGTCATCCTGCCGCTGAAAGCCTTGGTGCTCAACGTGTTGTCGCTGTCCGCGGCGTTCGGCGCCCTGGTCTGGATCTTCCAGGACGGCCACCTCGGTGCGCTCGGCACCACGCCCACCGGGACGCTGGTCGCGAACCTGCCCGTGCTGTTGTTCTGCATCGCGTTCGGGTTGTCGATGGACTACGAAGTGTTCTTGGTCTCCCGGATCCGCGAGTACTGGCTGCAGACGGGCCAGACCCGCCAGGACAGTGCCCAATTTGCTCCTCGCGTGCGCAATGCCAAATCTGCTCCTCGCGTGCGCAATGACGAGGCCGTCGCGCTCGGTCTGGCCCGCACGGGCCGCGTGGTGACCGCGGCGGCGCTGCTGATGTCGATCTCGTTCGCCGCACTCATCGCCGCACAGGTCGCGTTCATGCGCATGTTCGGGCTCGGACTGACCCTGGCGATCCTCGTCGACGCGACGCTGGTCCGGATGCTGCTGGTCCCCGCCACGATGCACGTGATGGGCCGGTGGAACTGGTGGGCTCCCGCGCCGCTGGCCCGGCTCCATCGACGCATCGGTATCAGCGAATCCGGAGAGCCGCCGACCGACAACCGCCAGCGGGTAGCGGCCGGTGTGGCGGACACTGAATAA
- a CDS encoding flavin-containing monooxygenase: protein MSDLEHVDVLIIGAGISGIGAAYYLQAEHPGRSYAILEARGATGGTWDLFRYPGIRSDSDLHTFGYEFKPWRDEHAIATADKILAYLRETVSENRIDRNIRFHHKVLGAAWDSAQARWTVDVERADTEELVQISANWLFCGGGYYRYDQGFTPHFEGTERFTGRIVHPQHWPEDLDYAGKKVVVIGSGATAVTLVPSMAPTAGHVTMLQRSPTYVLPVPAKDTFANTAKRLLGDARGYALTRRKNIIKQRAVYTLCQKYPTAARRLIRKVNAAQLPAGYPVDEHFSPHYNPWDQRLCAVPDGDLFTAISNGSASVVTDRIVTFTERGILLESGRELEADIIVTATGLNVQLFGGMTLTVDGEPVELRNTVGYKGMMLSGVPNFVFAFGYTNSSWTLKVGLLCEHFCRMLTHMDDKGFDTARPEFPGGPTRPLLDFGAGYVQRVVDELPRQGVDGPWLMTMNYTLDAETLRRGPVEDPALRFGKALATV from the coding sequence ATGTCCGACCTCGAACACGTCGACGTATTGATCATCGGCGCCGGCATCTCCGGCATCGGGGCCGCCTACTACCTGCAGGCCGAGCACCCGGGCCGCAGCTACGCGATTCTCGAGGCCCGCGGCGCGACCGGCGGCACCTGGGATCTGTTCCGCTACCCCGGGATTCGTTCGGACTCCGATCTGCACACGTTCGGGTACGAGTTCAAGCCGTGGCGCGACGAGCACGCGATCGCCACCGCCGACAAGATCTTGGCCTACCTGCGGGAGACGGTGTCGGAGAACCGAATCGACCGCAACATCCGCTTCCACCACAAGGTGCTCGGGGCGGCGTGGGACTCGGCGCAAGCCCGGTGGACGGTTGATGTGGAACGCGCCGACACCGAGGAACTCGTCCAGATCTCTGCCAACTGGCTGTTCTGCGGCGGCGGGTACTACCGCTACGACCAGGGATTCACGCCGCACTTCGAGGGCACCGAGCGGTTCACCGGCCGCATCGTGCACCCCCAGCACTGGCCCGAGGATCTGGATTACGCAGGCAAGAAGGTCGTCGTGATCGGCAGCGGTGCGACCGCTGTGACGCTCGTGCCGTCGATGGCGCCGACCGCCGGGCACGTGACCATGCTGCAGCGGTCGCCGACCTACGTGCTGCCCGTTCCGGCCAAGGACACCTTCGCCAACACCGCCAAGCGGCTGCTCGGCGACGCGCGGGGCTATGCGCTGACCAGGCGCAAGAACATCATCAAGCAACGTGCGGTCTACACGCTGTGCCAGAAGTATCCGACCGCGGCGCGCCGGCTGATCCGCAAGGTCAACGCCGCCCAGCTGCCCGCCGGTTACCCCGTCGACGAACACTTCTCGCCGCATTACAACCCGTGGGATCAGCGGCTGTGCGCGGTGCCCGACGGCGACCTGTTCACGGCCATCAGCAATGGCAGCGCCTCGGTGGTCACCGACCGGATCGTCACCTTCACGGAGCGTGGCATCCTGCTGGAATCGGGGCGTGAGCTTGAGGCCGACATCATCGTCACCGCGACCGGATTGAACGTCCAGCTGTTCGGCGGCATGACCCTGACTGTCGACGGTGAACCCGTCGAGCTGCGAAACACCGTGGGCTACAAAGGCATGATGCTCTCGGGCGTGCCGAACTTCGTCTTCGCGTTCGGCTACACCAACTCGTCGTGGACGCTCAAGGTCGGGCTGCTGTGCGAACACTTCTGCCGCATGCTGACGCACATGGACGACAAGGGTTTTGACACCGCGCGTCCTGAGTTCCCCGGTGGCCCCACCCGTCCGCTGCTGGACTTCGGGGCCGGTTACGTGCAGCGCGTCGTCGACGAACTGCCCCGCCAGGGCGTCGACGGTCCGTGGCTCATGACGATGAACTACACGCTGGACGCCGAGACGCTGCGTCGCGGGCCGGTCGAGGATCCCGCGCTGCGGTTCGGGAAGGCGCTTGCGACGGTTTAA
- a CDS encoding class I SAM-dependent methyltransferase, which produces MSSTSTVDNPFFARIWKTLSNYEPESLRRLRAENLAGLTGRVLEVGAGTGTNFEFYPTTVDEVVAIEPEHRLAAVARQAAVSAPVKVTVTGETVEQFGSAEPFDAVVCSLVLCSIEDPDTVLQQLFSALRPGGELRYLEHVASTGYREPLQRLADATIWPRLLGNCHTHRHTEENITAAGFAVEGARREWTMPSWVPVPVSEFAIGRAVRPA; this is translated from the coding sequence ATGAGTAGCACCAGCACCGTGGACAACCCGTTCTTCGCCAGAATCTGGAAGACCCTGTCGAACTACGAACCGGAATCGCTACGGCGGCTGCGGGCCGAGAACCTGGCCGGGTTGACCGGTCGGGTGCTGGAGGTCGGGGCCGGCACAGGCACAAACTTCGAGTTCTACCCCACGACCGTCGACGAGGTGGTGGCCATCGAACCCGAGCACCGGCTGGCCGCGGTGGCCCGCCAGGCCGCCGTCAGCGCGCCCGTAAAGGTGACCGTGACCGGAGAGACCGTCGAACAATTCGGCAGCGCAGAGCCTTTCGACGCAGTGGTCTGCTCGCTGGTGCTGTGTTCGATCGAGGATCCCGACACCGTGCTGCAACAGCTGTTCTCCGCGCTGCGGCCGGGTGGAGAGTTGCGCTACCTCGAACACGTCGCCAGCACGGGTTACCGGGAACCGTTGCAACGCCTCGCCGACGCCACGATCTGGCCCCGGCTGCTGGGCAACTGCCACACCCACCGGCACACCGAGGAGAACATCACGGCTGCCGGCTTCGCGGTCGAGGGCGCGCGCCGCGAATGGACCATGCCGAGTTGGGTGCCCGTGCCCGTGTCGGAGTTCGCGATCGGGCGCGCGGTACGGCCGGCCTAG
- a CDS encoding GntR family transcriptional regulator — protein sequence MVELGEWVRLDPDADKALFDQLRVQIIDGIRDGRLPPGTRLPTVRDLAGQIGLAVNTVARSYRELEAAGVLETRGRYGTFVARADPADAAMAAAASAFAETARTLGIGKSDALRYLDAVFD from the coding sequence GTGGTCGAGTTGGGGGAGTGGGTCCGATTGGACCCGGATGCGGACAAGGCGTTGTTCGACCAGCTGAGGGTCCAGATCATCGACGGCATTCGCGATGGTCGGCTGCCACCGGGTACCCGGTTGCCGACCGTTCGCGATCTCGCCGGACAGATCGGCCTCGCGGTGAACACGGTGGCCCGGTCGTATCGGGAATTGGAGGCCGCGGGGGTGCTGGAGACGCGGGGGCGGTACGGCACGTTCGTCGCACGCGCCGATCCGGCCGACGCCGCGATGGCGGCTGCCGCGAGCGCGTTCGCCGAGACGGCCCGGACGCTGGGCATCGGCAAATCCGACGCGTTGCGCTACCTGGATGCGGTGTTCGACTAA